ATGCTCATTGACAGTCTTTTCATCGTAGTCGAGTCTTCTCGTCGAGCTAGAAACAGCACTGTCTGTCGACTTCTCCGGTGCTTTTGACTTGTACGCCTCCAGAATCTTGAGCTGTCGTTCAAGAAAGTCCTGAGTGTCTTCACTTTCAACAGCCACTTCCGTGCCGTCGTTCATGGCGTTCTCCACGAGGGCGAGTCCTCCACTATTCGGATCTCTGCACCAGTCTTCGTAGAGTGCAATGGCGCTCTCAACTTGAGGCAGTTGGTTTgagccgtcgtcgtcgtcgtcttcaggGTCGGGCAGGGCCAGGGTTGGAGGAGGGGCCCCGAGGGGAATCTTGATGTCCTCAGACCAGTACTGTGACACCTTTTCCGTGTCGAACGAGCCACCCAGAACTCTAATCTTGCCCCAAGAATCCCAGTTCGGGGGAACGACAATCTTATCTCGGTCGATGACGTTGTGTTTCAGAGGCTGGCGTTTCAAAAGAGAAGTGATGCCGAGAGTTGAGTGTATAAGAATAGGGAGTTGAGATGCGGTGCTTTGTGATGTGTATATAAGTGAAGCGCCGTCTGAACCACAGTTAGCTACTGCAAGGTCCCGTTAAACAAGGGGGGGAATGGTCTTACGTCTCAGCAGAACTGTTCGCAAATTCTGTAGCACTCCGTCAAAGTCCGGCTCTTTCCaccctttgcttttctctaGAAAGTCGATTTTTTGCGACTAGAATATGTCAGTAAATCGTGAGAGCGCAAAGGACATTTATAACATCAAACTTACGTTTTGACACACAACACACAACGGCAGCCCGAGAGGCTCAGTCCATTCGCCCGGCCCAAGCGGTAGTGAGCCGGCATTGCTATCACCATTGGCGACGGTGGCGGATGGAGTGCCATCCAGGTTGACCGACGAGCCTCCCCTTCCCCTCTCTTTCCAATTGTTCATGACCTCTTCCATCTCGGTTTGCACATCTCTGCTCAGGTGCTCTAAAACTTCCTGGAACACCTGCAGCCATGTCCAGATTTGACGCAGCCACAAGTGCGGGTGCGACCAGTCTAACAGTATTACCAGTGCAGTGTTTGGTATCGTCTCGGGCGTAAGCAAGGGGGCGATGAGCGAAGAAAACTCGCCCGAGGGCTGGGAAAGAAGATAGAGAGAAACTCGAGCAAGTGTGTCTATTTGTACCAATCAGTCACCAATACCAATGTCGCCGCTCCAAGGCTTTGAGGGGTTGCTAACCATCTTGATCCGCGTCGAGAACATCATAATAGGTATAACCCAGGGCGTAGTTGTTTGCAATCGGGGGGATCTTTTGCCGGTCAAAGTTGCGCCTTGGTTCAGATCCTGACAGCGAGTCCAGAAACTCCCGTTGCGATTCCGGAGTGCCTCCTGAAGGGGAACGGTCAGTGAATCCCGCCGACAAGGTGTAAATGTTCCAGTCACGAGGATGCCTCCATACCCAAGACCAAAAGGTTCTTTTCCGGTAATCTCTTGCCGCTGGCCACTGACTCTAGCATTGAAGTCCACAAGTTCCTCTTGGGCTCGCCATTTTGACTGTCGCCGTCCCTTGATGTCATGGTATATTGTGATATCCTGTTTGCCATGGTCGCCGTCTCCGCACCTCCGAGGTGGCAGCGTCGCTAAAACCAGAAATGCTCTTAAAAATAAGTTGTAACCGTCCGGAACGCACGCGTTGATGTGATCGCCGGGTTATTATAGGGGGGAAACGTTGCGCGCTTCGAGTCGTAGCTGTATTAAGGTGGGATGATAGAAGGTCCTAGGGATAGCGGAGCATCTTGGTCAAAGATGCCAACAACGATGCGACGTGGCGGGAAAAGGCGCTGCGCCTGTAGGGGGATCGCCGCTATTGTCGTCAATCTCTGGTCTGAGGATTAGGATTGGGAAGTCATAGGCCTTGGAGGCGAGATATTTCCCGATAGCTatggcagaagaagcatctccttcatcaaccCAACTGGAACAAGGGTCACCAATGGATAATCGTCGGCTAGGTGGGGAGACGAACTAGGAtcagtacatgtaccgtcAGGTGCTGTGGGAGCACTGAGCTCTAGTTTAGTGACCAATTACCCACTAAACGAGCGCATACAGCAGCCTCGTTCAAATAGTTGAAGCTACTGCTCAGCcttgcatcatcttcaaggtTCGCATCTCGACAAAACAGCACAGACTCTACCTCGCAGCAAGATCCGCCATCTGAACAGAGCAACATGAACCAGATACGCGCCATCCAAGCgctaaataaaaaagaaatcgaAAACGGGATGTAAGTCACAC
The sequence above is drawn from the Trichoderma breve strain T069 chromosome 5, whole genome shotgun sequence genome and encodes:
- a CDS encoding dynein light intermediate chain (DLIC) domain-containing protein, with product MANRISQYTMTSRDGDSQNGEPKRNLWTSMLESVASGKRLPEKNLLVLGGTPESQREFLDSLSGSEPRRNFDRQKIPPIANNYALGYTYYDVLDADQDDTLARVSLYLLSQPSGEFSSLIAPLLTPETIPNTALVILLDWSHPHLWLRQIWTWLQVFQEVLEHLSRDVQTEMEEVMNNWKERGRGGSSVNLDGTPSATVANGDSNAGSLPLGPGEWTEPLGLPLCVVCQNSQKIDFLEKSKGWKEPDFDGVLQNLRTVLLRHGASLIYTSQSTASQLPILIHSTLGITSLLKRQPLKHNVIDRDKIVVPPNWDSWGKIRVLGGSFDTEKVSQYWSEDIKIPLGAPPPTLALPDPEDDDDDGSNQLPQVESAIALYEDWCRDPNSGGLALVENAMNDGTEVAVESEDTQDFLERQLKILEAYKSKAPEKSTDSAVSSSTRRLDYDEKTVNEHIGPVQFNMGGIQVDADDMLQRLKDRNAHIAADVPSAEPEGAVSNIAKDFDNEQLHDFFSGLMNKTAR